The Mucilaginibacter rubeus genomic interval AAAGCCGCTTCGGCTTTGTTGTAATTTTCTTTAGCCTCGGTATAATCGCGCTCGCTTGAGATACCGTTTTTGTATAAATATTCTGCCTGCTCTAACTGACGTTTGTAAATGGCAAGATCTGATTTTGAAGAACTCAAATCAGTATAGTTACCGGCAACATCGGCACTGCGCACAATGGCAAGGGTTTGACCTTTGCTCACCTTATCGCCAAGTGAAACTTTCACATCCAGCACCTGTCCGCTGGAAAAAGGGAATACTTTAACAACCGCGTTGTCATCGTATGATACCTCGCCCGAAAGGGTTAGCTCATTTTTTATGGTAGCGATCTTGGCTGTATCGATAGTGATAATTTTGGCCATCGAATCGCTCACAGTTACCTGTTTGTTTTCAACAGCAGGAGGGGTTTTGCCTTTACAAGCGGCAAGCAATAGTAAAGCTGAGATGCCGGAAAACAGCGTTTCTCTTTTCATCATAGTAAGTCTTAAAAAGTTAGTCAGGATTTTATTACGGTTGTGCCAACGGCAAAGTTGAGGTCGGCAATAGCTTTTTGCAGGTTATATTTTTGTTGCAATATTTTTAGTTTGGTATCCTTATAGGTGTCAAAAAAGTCAACAAACTCTACAAGGCTTATCTGGCGTTGCTGGAAACTCTTGAGCATGGCACCAAACAGTTTATCATATTGCTCATTAAAAGTGATCTGCTGGTTAGAGAACAGTTGCTGGTTCAACTTATACTGGTTAACGGCAGCAACCACATCGTTTTTAAGCTGGAACTCGCTTTGTTTTAAAGTGCTCTCCTGGCTTTTGATATTGTATTGTGCAGATTTGATATTGCCCTGGTTGCGGTTAAACAACGGTATTGGCAAACCAATTTGTAAGCCATAGTAGTTACGGGCGTAGCTGCTATTTTGATCGTATGATACGCCGATGGTTACATCAGGCACAGCCAATGCTTTTTGATAGGCGAGGTTATGTGTGGCCGAATTTAACTGGTACTGATTAGATAAGTAATCGGGCCTGTTGGTCATGGCCTGACTTATTAGTGATTGTACGTCCAGGTCGACAGTTTCAACCGGCTTATCATTTATGATAGGTTGTACAAATGCGGTTTCTTTAGTTTGGAGTAAGGTTTTAAGCTCAGTCTGCAGATCGTTGATCTGGCGGTTGTTCTCAACCATATCATTTTGCAGGCCAAACAGCAATGCTTTCAAGCGGATCAGGTCCTTCATGGAAGTATTGCCAACATCAAATGATTTTTGAATGGCATTAACCAGTTCGGTAGCCGATTTGATTTCGTTTTGATAAACCAATTGTTGGGCATTCAACGAACCAAGCTGACCGAAATCAAGCTGAAGATTGTAGCGCAGGTTGCGCATCAGGTCGTTAAAGGCAGCTTCCTGAACTTTGGCATCGTCTTCGGCTACTTTTACCTGTTTGCCGCGTTTGCCGGCA includes:
- a CDS encoding TolC family protein; its protein translation is MRNIKSLLFISPLFFSLLTQKAEAQTDTLKITFPEAEKQFIENNLSLLAQKYNVDAQKALIQQAKLWDNPVLSTDQNIHDGGTNKFFNHANGGGQVFVQLNQVFATAGKRGKQVKVAEDDAKVQEAAFNDLMRNLRYNLQLDFGQLGSLNAQQLVYQNEIKSATELVNAIQKSFDVGNTSMKDLIRLKALLFGLQNDMVENNRQINDLQTELKTLLQTKETAFVQPIINDKPVETVDLDVQSLISQAMTNRPDYLSNQYQLNSATHNLAYQKALAVPDVTIGVSYDQNSSYARNYYGLQIGLPIPLFNRNQGNIKSAQYNIKSQESTLKQSEFQLKNDVVAAVNQYKLNQQLFSNQQITFNEQYDKLFGAMLKSFQQRQISLVEFVDFFDTYKDTKLKILQQKYNLQKAIADLNFAVGTTVIKS